Part of the bacterium genome is shown below.
AACGATCGACTCCGACTACCGCGGCGAGGTTTGCGTGATCCTCGCGAACTTCGGGGAGGAGCCGTTCCCCGTCCGGAGCGGGGACCGGATCGCCCAGATCGTTTTTTCCCGGACGCTGCGGGCAAGCCTCGAGGTCGTGCCGGACCTCGAGGGGACCCCGCGGGGGGAAGGCGGCTTCGGCCACACGGGACGAGGGGGGTGACGGCGTGATCGAACGGTACACGCGGCCGGAGATGGCGGCCATCTGGCACGACGAGAACCGGTTCCGGATCTGGCTCGACATCGAGATCTTCGCCATGGAGGCGATGGTCCGCCAGGGGTGGATCCCCGCGGACGCCCTCGCGCGGGTCCGCAAAAAGGCTTCCTTCGATGTCGCGCGGATCAACGAGATCGAGAAAAAGGTAAAGCACGACGTCATCGCTTTCCTGACCTCCGTCGCCGAGCATATCGGCGACGATTCACGTTTCCTCCACGTGGGGATGACGAGCTCCGACGTCCTGGACACCGCCTTCGCCGTCCAGATGCGGCAGGCCCTCACGCTCCTGATCCGCGAGGCGGAAAGCGTCTTCGATGTCCTGAAGGCCCGGGCCCTCGAGCACCGGGGCACCGTGATGATCGGCCGGACGCACGGCATCCACGCGGAGCCGGTGACGTTCGGCTGGAAGATGGCGCTGTGGGCGGACGAGGTGCGTCGCGACATCGCCCGGCTTGTCCGCGCCCGCGAGGGGATCTCGGTCGGGAAGATCTCCGGGGCGGTGGGGACCTTCGCCAACATCGATCCTTCCGTGGAAGAGTATGTCTGCCGGAAGCTCCGGCTTGCCCCCGCCCCCGCCTCCACACAGGTGATCCAGAGGGACCGGCACGCCGAGGTGTTCGCCACGATCGCCATCGTCGCCTCCTCCCTCGACAAGTTTTCCACGGAGATCCGCCACCTGCAGCGGACCGAGGTGCTCGAGGTGGAGGAGTTCTTCTCCGCGGGGCAGAAAGGGTCCTCCGCCATGCCGCACAAGCGGAACCCCGTCCTCTCCGAAAACCTCTCCGGCCTCTCGCGGCTGCTGCGCGGATACGCCGTCACGGCGATGGAGAACATGGCGCTCTGGCACGAGCGGGACATCAGCCACTCCTCGGCGGAGCGGGTGATCGCCCCCGACGCCACGATCCTCCTTCACTTCGCCCTCGGGCGGTTCCGTGGGATGATGGAGAAGCTCCTCGTCTATCCCGACCGGATGCGGAAGAACCTCGAGAGCACCCACGGGCTGCTGTACTCGCAGCGCGTCCTCCTCGCACTGGCCGCGAAGGGGTTCTCGAGGGAAATGGCGTACGAGGTGGTCCAGCGATCCGCGATGAAGTCGTGGAAGACCGGGCGACCGCTCGCCGCGCTTCTCTGGAAGGACAGGGATGTGCGCGCCGCGCTGTCG
Proteins encoded:
- the purB gene encoding adenylosuccinate lyase, with product MIERYTRPEMAAIWHDENRFRIWLDIEIFAMEAMVRQGWIPADALARVRKKASFDVARINEIEKKVKHDVIAFLTSVAEHIGDDSRFLHVGMTSSDVLDTAFAVQMRQALTLLIREAESVFDVLKARALEHRGTVMIGRTHGIHAEPVTFGWKMALWADEVRRDIARLVRAREGISVGKISGAVGTFANIDPSVEEYVCRKLRLAPAPASTQVIQRDRHAEVFATIAIVASSLDKFSTEIRHLQRTEVLEVEEFFSAGQKGSSAMPHKRNPVLSENLSGLSRLLRGYAVTAMENMALWHERDISHSSAERVIAPDATILLHFALGRFRGMMEKLLVYPDRMRKNLESTHGLLYSQRVLLALAAKGFSREMAYEVVQRSAMKSWKTGRPLAALLWKDRDVRAALSRKEFEALFGIDYYLKNIDGIIDRVFARKGGKA